One genomic segment of Pseudomonadota bacterium includes these proteins:
- a CDS encoding DeoR/GlpR family DNA-binding transcription regulator: MLEKERHNLILKLVDERSIVSVGDLLALLGASEATIRRDINALSERGEIKRIRGGAEAVRPRHQPHLVGMPFAMSQDVSVPQKRAIARAAAALIAPGESIIINGGTTTYALVEFLENSDLDILTNSFPIAAKLFATSRNRITLPGGTIFREQNIVLSPFENDAIESFWGNKLFVGCYGLNRFGMMEADPLVVQAATKLLKRSEHVIVMADSSKLRRKSAMVVAGLDRINTIVTDDGARAEELQEFRSAGIQVIVAKVTEEDELRKLA; the protein is encoded by the coding sequence ATGTTGGAAAAAGAACGCCATAACCTGATTTTGAAGCTTGTCGATGAGCGCTCGATCGTGAGCGTCGGCGATCTGCTCGCGTTGCTCGGCGCCTCCGAGGCGACGATTCGCCGCGACATCAATGCGTTGTCGGAGCGGGGCGAGATCAAGCGCATCCGCGGCGGTGCCGAGGCCGTGCGCCCACGCCATCAGCCGCACCTGGTTGGCATGCCTTTCGCGATGAGCCAGGACGTCAGCGTCCCGCAGAAGCGGGCGATCGCGCGCGCCGCCGCGGCGCTCATCGCGCCGGGCGAAAGCATCATCATCAACGGCGGCACGACGACGTACGCCCTGGTCGAGTTTCTCGAAAACTCCGATCTCGACATCCTGACCAATTCGTTCCCGATCGCCGCGAAGCTGTTCGCCACGAGCCGCAATCGCATCACCTTGCCGGGCGGCACGATCTTCCGCGAGCAGAACATCGTGTTGTCGCCGTTCGAGAACGACGCCATCGAGAGTTTCTGGGGCAACAAGCTGTTCGTCGGCTGTTACGGATTGAATCGCTTCGGCATGATGGAAGCGGATCCGCTCGTCGTGCAGGCCGCGACCAAACTACTGAAACGTTCGGAACACGTGATCGTGATGGCGGACAGCTCGAAGCTGCGCCGCAAGTCCGCGATGGTCGTCGCCGGCCTCGATCGCATCAACACCATCGTCACGGACGACGGCGCCAGGGCGGAGGAGCTCCAGGAGTTCCGCAGCGCGGGCATCCAGGTCATCGTCGCGAAGGTCACTGAAGAAGACGAGTTGCGGAAACTCGCCTGA
- a CDS encoding FGGY family carbohydrate kinase — protein MSTAPLIAVFDVGKTNAKLTLVDPALGQEIWSTRRANEAVESPSGRQLDVVRIEAWLLDALRTAPERERISVIVPIAHGAAAVLIDHAGEVIAAPDYEDTCFDEVADEYRALRDSYSQTFSPHLPQGLNVGRQLYFLQQRRAAEFQRAAHILMYPQYWAWRLCAVMASEVTSLGTHTDLWRPQERVYSTLARKQGWARLMPPMRSAPERLGRIRDSVAAATGLAAGCEVVCGIHDSNASYLRFLLDREREAFTVVSSGTWTIVMANRGDLRRLREERDMLANVNAFGAPVATARYMGGREYEAIAPGTAQPTLEALEAVLQLGAIALPSFSSAGPYAGRQGQQENVAGLDETRRAALATVYSALMTAQLIESLGAGGEIFVDGPLARNALFAGLLAACVPVGTVRVNAEGGGNRVAAHLAGLPAPAVSALQSIAPLRVPGLLEYQATWRHRLEQKA, from the coding sequence ATGAGTACCGCGCCGCTGATCGCGGTCTTCGACGTCGGCAAGACCAACGCCAAGTTGACGCTGGTGGATCCGGCGCTCGGCCAGGAGATCTGGAGCACGCGCCGCGCCAACGAAGCGGTCGAGTCGCCGTCGGGCCGGCAGCTGGATGTCGTGCGTATCGAAGCATGGTTGCTCGACGCGCTGCGCACCGCGCCCGAACGTGAGCGCATCTCGGTGATCGTGCCCATCGCGCATGGCGCCGCGGCGGTGCTCATCGACCACGCGGGCGAAGTGATCGCCGCGCCCGACTACGAAGACACGTGTTTCGACGAAGTCGCGGACGAATATCGCGCGCTGCGCGATTCCTATTCCCAGACATTTTCGCCGCACCTGCCGCAGGGCCTCAATGTCGGCCGCCAGCTCTACTTCCTGCAGCAGCGCCGCGCCGCGGAGTTCCAGCGCGCCGCACATATCCTGATGTATCCGCAGTACTGGGCTTGGCGCCTCTGCGCGGTCATGGCCAGCGAGGTCACTTCGCTGGGCACCCACACGGATCTGTGGCGCCCGCAGGAGAGGGTGTACTCGACGCTGGCGCGCAAACAGGGCTGGGCGCGGCTCATGCCGCCGATGCGGTCGGCGCCTGAGCGCCTGGGCCGGATTCGCGACAGTGTCGCCGCGGCCACCGGACTTGCGGCCGGGTGCGAGGTCGTCTGCGGCATTCACGATTCGAACGCGTCATATCTGCGCTTCCTGCTCGATCGCGAGCGCGAGGCGTTCACCGTCGTGTCGAGCGGGACGTGGACCATCGTCATGGCGAATCGCGGCGATCTGCGCCGGCTGCGCGAAGAACGCGACATGCTCGCCAACGTCAATGCCTTCGGCGCACCGGTCGCGACGGCGCGGTACATGGGTGGGCGCGAGTACGAGGCCATCGCGCCTGGGACCGCGCAACCGACGCTTGAAGCCCTGGAAGCGGTATTGCAGCTGGGTGCGATCGCATTGCCTTCGTTTTCCAGCGCCGGTCCGTACGCGGGTCGCCAAGGCCAGCAGGAGAACGTCGCCGGACTTGATGAAACGCGCCGCGCCGCGCTGGCGACGGTGTACTCGGCGCTGATGACGGCGCAGTTGATCGAGTCGCTGGGCGCGGGCGGCGAGATCTTCGTCGACGGCCCGCTGGCTCGAAACGCGCTGTTCGCGGGATTGTTAGCCGCGTGCGTGCCGGTCGGAACCGTGCGTGTCAACGCCGAGGGCGGCGGCAACCGCGTGGCGGCGCACCTGGCGGGCCTGCCCGCGCCGGCGGTGAGTGCGCTGCAGAGCATCGCGCCGCTGCGTGTCCCGGGCTTGCTCGAATACCAGGCGACCTGGCGCCATCGGCTCGAACAGAAGGCCTAA
- the rhaS gene encoding rhamnose ABC transporter substrate-binding protein: MAAGVAGCGKSEPAKPAHTRVGVVAKSLGNGFFDAVHKGAEEAARELDAEVIFTGPTTPTAEGQIEVLNALIAQRVDAIAVSANDPDALVPTLKKAMERGIAVISYDSAVAPAGRLVHLAPSSDQLIGETVVAMAAELSPGGKGKFAVVSATPTSTNQNSWLEQMRAALPQHAGLEMVGVVYGDDVSDKSYRETVALLKQHPDLAVVVSISSVGIVAAARAVEDQGLAGKVKVTGLGLPSELAGYVQKGVVPKFAIWNPIDLGYASTQIAVRLARGADAKLPVPTGRMGSVTFGADGVGAMSKPFIYDASNVVEFAQVF, translated from the coding sequence ATGGCCGCCGGCGTCGCCGGTTGCGGCAAGAGCGAACCGGCAAAGCCGGCGCACACACGCGTGGGTGTGGTCGCAAAATCGCTGGGCAATGGCTTCTTCGATGCGGTCCACAAGGGCGCGGAAGAGGCTGCCCGCGAGCTCGATGCCGAAGTGATCTTCACCGGTCCGACGACGCCGACCGCGGAGGGGCAGATCGAAGTGCTGAACGCGTTGATCGCCCAGCGCGTCGATGCGATCGCGGTTTCCGCGAACGATCCCGACGCGCTGGTGCCCACGTTGAAGAAGGCCATGGAGCGCGGCATCGCCGTCATTTCGTATGACTCGGCGGTCGCGCCCGCGGGACGTCTCGTGCATCTGGCGCCTTCGTCGGATCAATTGATAGGCGAGACCGTGGTCGCGATGGCCGCCGAGCTTTCGCCCGGTGGCAAGGGAAAGTTCGCGGTCGTGTCGGCGACGCCGACCTCCACCAACCAGAATTCGTGGCTCGAGCAGATGCGCGCCGCATTGCCACAACACGCCGGGCTCGAAATGGTCGGCGTGGTCTACGGCGACGACGTTTCCGACAAGTCGTATCGCGAGACGGTGGCGCTGCTCAAGCAACACCCCGACCTCGCCGTGGTGGTCAGCATCAGCTCGGTCGGCATCGTCGCAGCCGCGCGCGCGGTCGAGGATCAGGGCCTTGCGGGCAAGGTCAAGGTAACCGGCCTGGGCTTGCCGTCGGAACTCGCCGGGTACGTGCAGAAAGGCGTGGTGCCGAAATTCGCGATCTGGAATCCGATCGATCTCGGGTACGCGAGCACGCAGATCGCCGTGCGGCTGGCGCGCGGCGCGGACGCCAAACTACCCGTGCCCACGGGACGCATGGGCAGCGTGACGTTTGGCGCGGATGGTGTCGGCGCGATGAGCAAACCTTTCATCTACGACGCCAGCAACGTAGTGGAATTCGCGCAGGTTTTTTGA
- a CDS encoding ABC transporter permease: MNKVTPRLSEGARRDLSLGALALGMCAAVTFAFPGFASPANLAGLLDDTALLIMLALGQMLVILVRGIDLSIAANLALCGMLAALFNRALPDAGVLPVLVLSLASGAMLGALNGLLVWKLALPPIVVTLGTMSVYRGVIYLLSRGAWVNENEMTRAFLGFTRATFLGLSTLSWLALGFAAAFIFGLRRLRMARGLYAAGGNPEAAAYAGIDTGRMQFIAYTVCGAIAGLCGYLWVARFAVAYTDIALGFELQVIAACLIGGVAIAGGKGSALGVVIGCLFIGIIRSSLPLVGISAFWQMFINGVVILLAVLLSARSRVHNRAILEVPRA; encoded by the coding sequence ATGAACAAGGTCACACCACGCCTGTCCGAAGGAGCCCGCCGCGATCTGTCGCTGGGCGCGCTCGCGCTCGGGATGTGTGCCGCGGTCACCTTCGCGTTTCCGGGCTTCGCCTCACCCGCAAACCTGGCCGGACTGCTCGACGACACCGCGCTCCTCATCATGCTGGCACTGGGCCAGATGCTGGTGATCCTGGTGCGCGGCATCGACCTGTCGATCGCCGCCAATCTTGCGCTGTGCGGGATGCTCGCCGCGCTGTTCAATCGCGCGTTGCCCGACGCCGGAGTGTTGCCCGTGCTGGTGTTGTCGCTCGCCAGCGGCGCCATGCTCGGGGCGCTGAACGGCCTTCTGGTGTGGAAGCTGGCGCTGCCGCCCATCGTGGTCACACTGGGGACGATGTCGGTATACCGCGGAGTCATCTATCTACTGTCCAGGGGCGCATGGGTCAACGAGAATGAAATGACGCGCGCATTCCTTGGTTTCACGCGCGCCACGTTTCTCGGCCTGAGCACCTTGTCGTGGCTGGCGCTCGGGTTCGCGGCCGCCTTCATATTCGGGCTGCGCCGCCTGCGTATGGCGCGCGGCCTGTACGCGGCGGGTGGCAACCCCGAGGCGGCGGCGTATGCCGGCATCGATACGGGCCGCATGCAGTTCATCGCGTACACCGTCTGCGGCGCCATCGCCGGCCTGTGCGGTTACCTGTGGGTGGCGCGCTTCGCGGTTGCGTATACGGACATCGCTCTTGGCTTCGAGCTGCAGGTCATTGCCGCATGCCTCATCGGCGGCGTAGCCATCGCCGGTGGCAAGGGATCCGCGCTCGGCGTGGTCATCGGTTGCCTGTTCATCGGCATCATCAGAAGCAGTTTGCCGTTGGTCGGCATTTCCGCGTTCTGGCAGATGTTCATCAATGGGGTGGTCATCCTGCTGGCGGTGCTGTTGAGTGCGCGTTCGCGCGTGCACAACCGGGCCATTCTCGAGGTCCCGCGCGCATGA
- the hemE gene encoding uroporphyrinogen decarboxylase — MQSRERFLAALHGDAVDRPPVWLMRQAGRYLPGYRALRAEHSFWDVCQNPELSTRAALEPLDRYALDAAIVFSDILVVPLAMGLGVTFGPGEGPRIAKPLRSAADYDAWQLDGVLDRIAYLPRAVAHLKKTLDGRYGILGFAGAPFTLFAYCVEGGGSEDFREARTLMHRDPDLARRALGSIADVVADLLLAQVDAGADAVQLFDSWGGLLAPDEYRDFALPALQRITAKLNARNVPTLLFVRGGHHLLPLLGESGVTGFSLDWRTEWQVARDLYPDHLLQGNIDPVLLLGSADVIRQRTRALLETMQRTSGGKRCILNLGHGILPGTPPETVAALVETAAEFA, encoded by the coding sequence ATGCAATCGCGCGAGCGTTTCCTGGCGGCGTTGCACGGCGATGCCGTCGATCGCCCTCCCGTGTGGCTCATGCGACAGGCGGGCCGCTATCTGCCGGGTTATCGCGCCCTGCGCGCCGAACACAGCTTTTGGGACGTGTGCCAGAACCCCGAATTGTCCACGCGCGCGGCATTGGAGCCGCTCGATCGCTACGCGCTCGACGCGGCGATCGTCTTCTCCGACATCCTGGTCGTGCCGCTGGCGATGGGTCTGGGTGTGACCTTCGGTCCCGGCGAAGGACCGCGCATCGCGAAGCCGCTGCGCAGCGCCGCCGATTACGATGCCTGGCAGCTCGACGGCGTGCTCGACCGCATTGCCTATCTGCCGCGCGCCGTCGCGCATCTCAAGAAAACGCTCGATGGCCGTTACGGCATCCTCGGGTTCGCAGGCGCGCCCTTCACCTTGTTCGCCTACTGCGTCGAGGGCGGCGGTAGCGAGGATTTCCGCGAAGCCCGCACGCTCATGCATCGCGATCCGGACTTGGCGCGCCGCGCGCTCGGCTCCATCGCCGACGTGGTTGCGGATCTGCTGCTGGCGCAGGTGGACGCCGGCGCCGACGCCGTGCAGTTGTTCGATTCGTGGGGCGGGCTGCTCGCGCCGGACGAATACCGCGACTTCGCGTTGCCGGCCCTGCAGCGCATCACCGCGAAACTCAACGCGAGGAACGTACCGACGTTGCTGTTCGTGCGCGGCGGCCATCACCTGCTTCCCTTGCTGGGCGAGAGCGGCGTCACGGGATTTTCGCTCGACTGGCGCACCGAATGGCAGGTCGCGCGCGACCTGTACCCGGACCACCTGCTGCAGGGAAACATCGATCCGGTGCTGTTGTTAGGCAGCGCGGACGTCATCCGCCAGCGCACGCGGGCGTTGCTGGAAACGATGCAGCGCACCAGCGGCGGCAAACGCTGCATCCTCAATCTCGGGCACGGCATCCTGCCGGGCACGCCGCCGGAAACCGTCGCCGCGCTGGTCGAGACCGCGGCGGAATTCGCGTAA
- a CDS encoding ABC transporter permease: MKVSPLLRWETMLAVVVVLEFVLFSNISPYFLSVDTLSDASFNFTERALVALPLALLIIAGEIDISVAAIIALASVAMGLGAAHGVGTPGLVLLGLGTGLAAGMINGALVTVGRVPSIVATIGTMTLFRGAAYAVLGDRVLKDYPASFAAFGQGYFAGPVSNELVLFAVFAVLFAVFLHRTRWGRSIYAIGANPVASRFAGVAVNRYRFALFALTGLFSGLAAVLLTSRLGSTRPSIAQGWELEIISIVILGGVSVWGGKGSIPGVVLAALVFGLVTFGLGLMNIPGIVMSIFIGLLLILVVAVPALLNRR; encoded by the coding sequence ATGAAGGTTTCGCCGCTGCTGCGCTGGGAGACGATGCTGGCCGTGGTGGTCGTGCTCGAATTCGTATTGTTCTCGAACATCTCGCCGTATTTCCTGAGCGTCGACACGTTGTCCGACGCCAGCTTCAATTTCACGGAGCGCGCGCTGGTGGCGTTGCCGCTGGCGCTGCTGATCATCGCCGGCGAGATCGATATCTCGGTGGCCGCGATCATTGCGCTGGCTTCGGTCGCCATGGGGCTGGGCGCCGCGCACGGTGTCGGCACACCAGGTCTCGTGTTGCTGGGGCTCGGCACCGGTTTGGCCGCCGGCATGATCAACGGCGCGCTGGTGACGGTCGGGCGTGTGCCCTCCATCGTGGCGACGATCGGCACCATGACGTTGTTCCGCGGCGCCGCCTACGCGGTGCTCGGAGATCGTGTACTCAAGGACTACCCGGCGTCGTTCGCCGCGTTCGGTCAGGGCTACTTCGCGGGGCCGGTCTCGAACGAACTGGTGTTGTTCGCCGTTTTCGCGGTGTTGTTTGCCGTGTTCCTGCACCGTACGCGCTGGGGGCGGTCTATCTACGCGATCGGCGCGAACCCGGTGGCGAGCCGTTTCGCCGGCGTGGCCGTGAACCGGTATCGATTTGCCTTGTTCGCCCTGACGGGCCTGTTCAGCGGACTGGCGGCGGTGCTGCTCACCTCGCGGCTCGGCTCCACCCGGCCGTCGATCGCACAGGGCTGGGAGCTCGAGATCATCAGCATCGTCATTCTCGGCGGCGTTTCGGTGTGGGGCGGCAAAGGCAGCATTCCCGGCGTGGTGCTGGCGGCGCTGGTATTCGGTCTCGTGACATTCGGCCTCGGCCTCATGAATATCCCCGGCATCGTGATGTCCATCTTCATCGGCCTGTTGCTGATCCTCGTGGTCGCCGTTCCGGCGCTGTTGAATCGGCGATGA
- a CDS encoding uroporphyrinogen-III synthase codes for MRARSDLSQLCHGWNASANTQLTSPTEPPLPFTWIITKSQPHADSLVIQLRRQAFDALAICCIEHQWHDWPQLRQIGAAGPALLFVTSRAAAARVEVPPGTLVAAIAPATAATLAARGIKVSITAHGGVQELARDVVQSNLVPDGAEIFYPTSDAALRQAEHLAAVATLGARLRVRTQAVYATVAPPNLAAELAALRSPNQPLGLAFWSPSAIENFSAAGGFELPPGPAVLVGGSTLRSWREQAPPQWQRAYNHDAETPLEWSLRFLDRGVEPAAGEKGDRSIFEN; via the coding sequence GTGCGTGCGCGTTCCGATCTGTCACAGCTATGTCACGGCTGGAACGCGTCGGCGAATACGCAGCTAACATCCCCGACGGAGCCGCCATTGCCGTTTACGTGGATCATCACCAAGTCGCAGCCGCATGCCGACAGCCTCGTCATCCAGCTGCGGCGGCAGGCATTCGACGCGCTCGCGATCTGCTGCATCGAGCATCAATGGCACGACTGGCCGCAGCTGCGGCAGATAGGCGCGGCCGGACCCGCGCTGCTGTTCGTCACCAGTCGCGCGGCAGCGGCGCGCGTCGAGGTGCCGCCTGGCACTCTCGTCGCTGCCATCGCGCCGGCCACCGCGGCGACGCTCGCGGCGCGCGGCATCAAGGTCTCGATCACCGCGCATGGCGGCGTGCAGGAACTGGCCCGCGACGTGGTTCAGTCGAACCTGGTGCCCGATGGCGCCGAGATTTTCTATCCCACCAGCGACGCGGCGCTGCGCCAGGCGGAGCACCTTGCCGCGGTTGCGACACTCGGCGCGCGCTTGCGCGTGCGGACGCAGGCGGTGTATGCGACCGTGGCGCCGCCGAATCTGGCAGCGGAGCTCGCGGCGTTGCGCAGCCCGAATCAACCGCTGGGACTTGCCTTCTGGAGCCCATCCGCCATAGAGAATTTTTCCGCAGCGGGCGGCTTCGAACTACCGCCGGGACCGGCAGTGCTGGTGGGTGGCTCGACGCTGCGCAGCTGGCGGGAACAGGCGCCACCGCAGTGGCAGCGCGCTTACAACCACGATGCCGAGACACCGCTCGAATGGTCGCTGCGTTTTCTCGATCGCGGCGTGGAGCCGGCGGCAGGAGAAAAAGGGGACAGATCTATTTTCGAGAATTAA
- a CDS encoding sugar ABC transporter ATP-binding protein, producing the protein MPTPHLTLSGIRKYFGGARALECVALQLHRGSVTALIGENGAGKSTLVKILSGVHQPDDGEILLDGKPVRIADPMDARRLGISVVHQECMVFDNLDVAENLFINAHPATRGLVNWAEMRRRATAVLRDLDADFEADTSVASLSIAQKHVVQIARALVEETRVLILDEPTASLSKRECAELFRIVRKLRDSGCALLFISHKFDEVFEIADRYAVFRDGSSVGAGSLADTNHDELIRLMVGRPVEQLFPKLATEPGDTLLRVEQLGRKGEFEDISFTLRRGEIVGLYGLVGAGRTELAQVLFGIHRPDTGRFVLDGDARAAGIALVPEDRQSQGAVLAFSVAANVALPNLATLAPRGMCSETAEDDLAREWIDRLDIKAQGPRQAVQNLSGGNQQKVVIAKWLARKPRVLILDEPTKGIDVGAKAAVHAVTSEFVKDGNGVLMISSDLPEILGMSDRILVMRRGRLRGEFTRAEATGELLLRAASDA; encoded by the coding sequence GTGCCTACACCTCACCTGACGCTGAGCGGCATCCGCAAATACTTCGGCGGCGCGCGCGCTCTCGAATGCGTCGCGCTGCAACTGCATCGTGGTTCCGTCACCGCGTTGATCGGCGAGAACGGCGCGGGCAAATCGACGCTGGTCAAGATCCTGTCGGGCGTCCATCAGCCGGACGACGGCGAAATCCTGCTCGACGGCAAGCCGGTACGGATTGCGGACCCCATGGATGCGCGGCGGCTCGGCATCTCCGTCGTGCACCAGGAATGCATGGTGTTTGACAACCTCGACGTGGCCGAAAACCTTTTCATCAATGCGCATCCGGCGACTCGCGGCCTGGTGAATTGGGCCGAGATGCGGCGTCGCGCGACCGCCGTGCTGCGCGATCTCGATGCGGACTTCGAGGCGGATACATCTGTCGCCAGCCTGAGCATCGCGCAGAAACACGTGGTGCAGATCGCGCGTGCGCTGGTGGAGGAGACGCGGGTGCTGATCCTGGACGAACCGACGGCATCCCTGTCGAAGCGTGAATGCGCGGAGTTGTTCCGCATCGTGCGCAAGCTGCGCGACTCCGGCTGCGCGCTGCTGTTCATCAGCCACAAGTTCGACGAGGTCTTCGAGATCGCCGACCGGTACGCGGTGTTTCGCGACGGTAGTTCGGTGGGCGCAGGATCGCTCGCCGACACGAATCACGATGAATTGATCCGGCTCATGGTGGGTCGGCCGGTCGAACAGCTGTTTCCGAAACTTGCGACGGAACCTGGCGATACGCTGTTGCGCGTCGAGCAGCTGGGCCGCAAGGGCGAATTCGAAGACATCTCCTTCACGTTGCGGCGCGGCGAGATCGTCGGGCTCTACGGCCTGGTGGGCGCAGGCCGCACGGAGCTTGCGCAGGTGTTGTTTGGCATCCACCGACCCGATACCGGAAGGTTCGTGCTCGACGGCGATGCGCGCGCCGCCGGGATCGCTCTGGTGCCGGAAGACCGCCAGTCGCAGGGCGCGGTGCTCGCGTTCTCGGTTGCTGCCAATGTTGCGTTACCCAACCTGGCCACGCTCGCGCCGCGCGGGATGTGCAGCGAAACCGCCGAAGACGACCTTGCCCGTGAGTGGATAGACAGGCTGGACATCAAGGCGCAGGGGCCGAGGCAGGCGGTGCAGAATCTCTCGGGCGGCAATCAGCAGAAGGTGGTCATCGCGAAGTGGCTGGCCCGCAAACCCCGCGTACTCATCCTCGACGAGCCCACCAAGGGTATCGATGTCGGCGCGAAGGCCGCGGTGCATGCGGTCACGAGCGAGTTCGTGAAAGACGGCAACGGCGTGCTGATGATTTCCAGTGACCTGCCGGAGATCCTCGGCATGTCGGATCGTATCCTGGTGATGCGCCGCGGCCGCCTGCGTGGTGAATTCACGCGCGCCGAGGCGACCGGCGAGCTGCTGCTGCGCGCGGCCAGTGACGCATGA
- a CDS encoding ferritin-like domain-containing protein, producing the protein MTDSPMDAKLTKKVLESLNRILELELAGVVRYMHYSFMIFGHNRIPIVAWLREQGNESNAHAVLAGEHITTFGGHPSLKIGGLLETSKHDVNEILKEAYQHEKEGLDEYHRLLDLVAGKEIMLEEYARDQIAAETMHLADIRKMMRKPGSL; encoded by the coding sequence ATGACCGACTCGCCGATGGATGCAAAACTCACCAAGAAAGTGCTCGAGAGCCTCAACCGCATTCTCGAGCTCGAGCTGGCGGGTGTCGTGCGGTACATGCATTACAGCTTCATGATCTTCGGTCACAACCGGATCCCGATCGTCGCGTGGTTGCGCGAGCAGGGCAACGAATCGAACGCGCATGCGGTGCTGGCCGGGGAACACATCACGACCTTCGGCGGGCATCCGTCGCTCAAGATCGGCGGGCTGCTCGAAACAAGCAAACACGACGTGAACGAAATCCTGAAGGAGGCTTACCAGCACGAGAAGGAAGGCCTCGACGAGTATCACCGCCTGCTGGACCTGGTCGCCGGCAAGGAAATCATGCTCGAGGAGTACGCGCGCGATCAGATCGCCGCCGAAACCATGCACCTGGCGGACATCCGCAAGATGATGCGCAAGCCCGGCTCGCTCTAG
- the hemC gene encoding hydroxymethylbilane synthase → MSSGSTGNRQIGSRGSDLALWQSRTVLAELRKAAPLPAWKSEITVIATRGDLDQSPLLVGKMEKGFFTRELELALLDRRIDLVVHSLKDLPTAMPEGLLNHTILPRATAADWLLIRHEFFAPREDGLLPLKEGARVGASSLRRGALLGRFAPQAVSVPLRGNVPTRLRRLAEGVNVDAIVLAAAGLTRLGLDLSAFAVIELPPEWWIPAPGQGALAAQCRVGDAEIEAQIGMLADAGCVAATRWERDFLRVIEGGCSTPFGCYVTCTRAHLGLATERGWAARSIDLPQDLPLNQTGESQRDSFIRGAVAGCKPIDLSETAARAFGRVIRPR, encoded by the coding sequence ATGAGCAGCGGCTCGACGGGTAACCGGCAGATCGGCTCTCGTGGCAGCGACCTCGCGCTGTGGCAATCACGCACGGTCCTGGCCGAGCTGCGCAAGGCCGCGCCGTTACCCGCGTGGAAATCGGAAATCACCGTGATCGCCACGCGCGGCGATCTCGACCAGTCGCCGTTGCTGGTCGGCAAGATGGAGAAAGGGTTCTTCACGCGCGAGCTCGAGCTAGCCCTGCTCGACCGGCGCATCGACCTGGTGGTCCATTCGTTGAAGGACCTGCCGACCGCGATGCCGGAGGGATTGCTGAATCACACCATCCTCCCGCGCGCGACCGCGGCCGACTGGCTGCTGATACGCCACGAATTCTTTGCGCCGCGTGAAGACGGCCTGCTGCCGCTCAAGGAAGGCGCGCGGGTCGGCGCGTCGTCGTTGCGCCGCGGCGCCTTGTTAGGCCGGTTCGCGCCGCAGGCGGTTTCGGTGCCGCTGCGCGGCAACGTGCCCACCCGGCTGCGCCGGCTCGCCGAGGGCGTGAATGTCGATGCCATCGTGCTGGCGGCCGCGGGTCTCACACGTCTCGGGCTCGATCTGTCGGCGTTTGCCGTGATCGAATTGCCACCGGAATGGTGGATCCCTGCGCCCGGGCAGGGTGCGCTGGCCGCGCAGTGCCGCGTCGGCGATGCTGAAATCGAGGCGCAGATCGGCATGCTGGCCGATGCCGGCTGCGTGGCGGCCACGCGCTGGGAGCGCGATTTCCTGCGCGTCATCGAGGGCGGTTGCTCGACGCCTTTCGGCTGTTACGTGACGTGCACGCGCGCGCACCTGGGACTCGCCACCGAGCGCGGCTGGGCGGCGCGCAGCATCGATCTTCCGCAAGACTTGCCACTCAATCAGACCGGGGAATCCCAACGTGACTCATTCATCCGCGGAGCCGTCGCCGGCTGCAAGCCCATCGACCTCTCAGAAACTGCCGCTCGCGCGTTCGGCCGCGTTATACGCCCGCGCTGA